The following are encoded in a window of Chitinophagaceae bacterium genomic DNA:
- a CDS encoding N-acetylglucosamine kinase — protein MPIKLIADSGSTKTEWCLVGGKSVKTFYTQGLSPYFLSAEQIEYIITEELKPKMKKAEPDEIFFYGTGCSNADNVKLVKKAIRKVFPSASSISVDHDLMGAAKALCGNEKGIACILGTGSNSCYYNGRKIVKNSPGLGYVLGDEGSGAYLGRKVIQYFLYNTFDGDLMDRFNAKFNTNSDEILTAVYKKPLPNRYLASFALFLAENRGHYMIENIIEDGFNDFFFNHIYKYRESWTLPIHFTGSVAYGFRDVLKDLCNSYELELGKVIKKPMDGLVKFHR, from the coding sequence ATGCCGATAAAACTAATTGCCGACAGCGGTTCTACAAAAACAGAATGGTGTTTAGTGGGCGGGAAGTCTGTAAAGACCTTTTATACACAGGGCCTGAGCCCGTATTTTCTTTCTGCCGAACAAATAGAATACATCATTACGGAAGAGCTGAAACCAAAGATGAAGAAGGCGGAGCCGGATGAGATCTTCTTTTACGGAACGGGCTGCAGCAATGCCGACAACGTGAAACTGGTTAAAAAGGCCATCCGGAAGGTTTTTCCTTCCGCATCTTCCATATCTGTTGATCACGACCTGATGGGCGCCGCCAAAGCGCTTTGCGGAAATGAAAAGGGCATCGCCTGCATCCTGGGTACCGGTTCAAACTCCTGTTATTATAACGGCAGGAAGATCGTAAAGAACAGTCCGGGCCTTGGTTATGTCCTGGGAGACGAAGGAAGCGGCGCTTACCTGGGCCGTAAAGTGATCCAGTATTTCCTGTACAACACGTTTGATGGGGATCTTATGGACCGGTTCAATGCAAAGTTCAACACCAACAGCGACGAGATACTGACCGCCGTTTATAAAAAGCCTTTGCCCAACCGTTACCTGGCCTCTTTTGCCCTGTTTTTGGCTGAGAACCGGGGGCATTATATGATCGAGAATATCATTGAGGACGGGTTCAATGATTTCTTCTTTAACCATATTTACAAGTACCGGGAAAGCTGGACCCTGCCCATTCATTTCACCGGAAGCGTGGCCTATGGTTTCCGGGATGTTTTGAAGGACCTTTGCAATTCCTATGAACTGGAACTGGGTAAAGTGATAAAAAAGCCAATGGACGGGTTGGTAAAATTTCACCGTTAA
- a CDS encoding S41 family peptidase: MKNKKIQVWLPLLFSITMIVGMYMGYKMRDSMPGKGFFSLEKRRPIQEIMDLIKNRYVDDVKMESLADTAIEAMLSKLDPHSVFIPAEELQQVNEDLAGKFFGIGIEFNIFDDTLNVINVLKDGPGYKAGLLTGDKFLQVGDSLVAGRKTNADTYRRLLRGNRGTEVTITFLRGQERKQATLTRDAIPLSSLDASYMINSEVGYIRLNKFSSQTYREFMEALEALKKNGLQKLILDLRDNGGGILDEAVEIADEFLDGDKLITYTEGKHVEKKEYRCRRVGQFEKGALIVLADEGTASASEVLIGALQDWDRATIVGRRSFGKGLVQEQFDLSDKSALRLTVARYYTPIGRSIQRPYTNGTKLYYDEINNRYHDGETQSADSVKNDTSRIFKTKSGKKVYGGGGITPDHFIALDTTGFSSNAARIYSKNTIGNFAYNFYLKNQASLKLFKTPGDFIKGFTFSEEYWNQFIQAAAKDSVNITGTNEKVKADLINRIRSSIARQLWRNEGYFETMNASDDAVLRSLEILAR; the protein is encoded by the coding sequence ATGAAGAACAAAAAGATACAGGTCTGGCTGCCCCTTCTTTTCAGCATCACCATGATCGTGGGAATGTACATGGGCTATAAAATGAGGGACAGCATGCCGGGAAAAGGTTTTTTCTCCCTTGAAAAACGCCGGCCGATCCAGGAAATAATGGACCTGATAAAGAACCGGTATGTGGATGATGTAAAAATGGAATCACTGGCCGATACGGCCATCGAAGCCATGCTCAGCAAATTAGACCCCCATTCTGTTTTTATTCCGGCAGAAGAACTGCAACAGGTGAATGAGGACCTGGCGGGAAAGTTCTTCGGCATTGGCATTGAGTTCAACATTTTTGATGATACCCTGAATGTGATAAATGTTTTGAAAGACGGGCCGGGTTATAAAGCGGGGTTACTGACCGGTGATAAATTCCTGCAGGTGGGCGACAGCCTGGTTGCGGGCCGGAAAACAAATGCCGATACCTACCGCAGGTTATTAAGAGGCAACCGGGGTACGGAAGTGACCATCACTTTTTTACGCGGACAGGAAAGAAAGCAGGCCACCTTAACAAGGGACGCCATTCCCCTGAGCAGCCTGGATGCCAGCTACATGATCAACAGCGAGGTTGGTTATATCCGGTTGAATAAATTCTCCAGCCAGACCTACCGGGAATTCATGGAAGCCCTGGAAGCCCTGAAAAAGAACGGCCTGCAAAAACTCATTCTTGACCTCCGGGACAATGGCGGCGGCATACTGGATGAAGCCGTGGAAATTGCGGATGAATTCTTAGACGGCGACAAACTGATCACGTATACAGAAGGTAAGCACGTGGAAAAGAAGGAATACCGTTGCCGCAGGGTGGGCCAGTTTGAAAAGGGCGCATTGATCGTTCTGGCTGATGAAGGCACGGCCAGTGCCAGCGAAGTACTGATCGGCGCCCTGCAGGATTGGGACCGGGCAACCATTGTTGGCAGGCGTTCCTTTGGCAAAGGATTGGTACAGGAACAGTTTGACCTGAGTGATAAAAGCGCCCTGCGCCTAACCGTGGCCCGTTATTATACACCCATTGGCAGGAGCATTCAACGGCCGTATACCAATGGAACCAAATTATATTACGACGAGATAAATAACCGCTACCACGACGGCGAAACACAAAGTGCTGATTCGGTAAAAAATGACACCAGCAGGATCTTTAAGACCAAAAGCGGGAAAAAGGTCTATGGCGGCGGCGGTATCACACCCGATCATTTCATTGCACTGGATACAACCGGTTTCAGCAGTAATGCAGCCAGGATCTACAGCAAAAATACCATCGGGAACTTTGCCTACAACTTTTACCTGAAGAACCAGGCCAGCCTGAAATTGTTCAAAACACCCGGTGATTTTATAAAGGGCTTCACTTTTTCCGAAGAATACTGGAACCAGTTTATACAGGCTGCTGCAAAGGATTCTGTGAACATCACGGGCACCAATGAAAAGGTCAAAGCAGACCTTATCAACCGCATCCGGTCTTCTATTGCCAGGCAGCTTTGGCGCAACGAAGGATACTTTGAAACGATGAATGCCAGCGACGATGCCGTACTAAGATCCCTTGAGATCCTTGCCAGATAA
- a CDS encoding pyridoxal-phosphate dependent enzyme — MWLNSILDTIGNTPLIKLNKITKNLPCTVLAKVEYFNPGNSIKDRMALKMLEVAEQEGKIKPGGTIIEGTSGNTGMGLALAACVKGYKCIFTTTDKQSKEKADILKAVGAEVIVCPTNVEPDDPRSYYSVSKRLATEVPNSWYVNQYDNLANRLAHYEQTGPEIWEQTEGKVTHLVVATGTGGTIVGTAKYLKEKNPNIKVWAIDTYGSLLKKYFDTGEIDQKEVYPYISEGFGEDFVPANYDMSVIDEFTKVTDKDGAVMARRIAKEEGMFCGYSAGSCLQGMLQLAKGPDGKDRLKKEDVVVLIFHDHGSRYVGKVYNDQWMMERGFLDVKTFKDVVGGRGTQRLISLTTADTVATAIELMKKYDIENIPVLENGENIGAISEGGLFDKILNNPDIKTQTVGSVMEKAYPEVAFETPVERLSTYITRENGAVLSKDESGAFHIVTKYDIIQSLSK, encoded by the coding sequence ATGTGGCTCAACAGTATTTTAGACACCATTGGCAATACGCCCCTTATCAAACTCAACAAGATCACCAAAAACCTCCCCTGTACGGTACTGGCAAAAGTGGAATACTTTAACCCGGGTAACAGCATCAAGGACCGTATGGCCTTAAAAATGCTGGAAGTGGCCGAGCAGGAAGGAAAAATAAAACCCGGCGGAACAATCATTGAAGGTACCAGCGGCAATACCGGCATGGGCCTTGCCCTGGCTGCCTGTGTAAAAGGGTACAAATGTATTTTCACCACCACCGATAAACAGTCGAAGGAAAAAGCAGATATCCTGAAGGCCGTTGGTGCCGAAGTGATCGTTTGTCCTACCAACGTGGAACCGGATGACCCAAGAAGCTATTATTCAGTTTCAAAAAGACTTGCAACCGAAGTTCCTAACAGCTGGTATGTAAATCAATACGATAACCTGGCCAACCGTCTTGCCCATTACGAACAGACCGGCCCCGAAATATGGGAACAAACGGAAGGAAAAGTGACCCACCTGGTGGTAGCTACCGGAACAGGCGGTACCATTGTAGGAACAGCAAAGTACTTAAAAGAAAAAAATCCCAACATAAAGGTTTGGGCCATTGACACATACGGTTCCCTGTTGAAAAAATATTTTGATACCGGCGAGATCGACCAAAAAGAGGTTTACCCCTATATCAGTGAAGGATTTGGGGAGGATTTTGTACCGGCCAACTACGACATGAGTGTGATCGATGAGTTTACAAAAGTTACCGATAAGGACGGGGCTGTGATGGCAAGGCGCATTGCCAAGGAAGAAGGCATGTTCTGTGGTTACAGCGCCGGCAGTTGCCTGCAGGGCATGCTGCAACTGGCCAAAGGGCCTGATGGGAAAGACCGGTTGAAGAAAGAGGATGTGGTGGTGCTCATATTCCATGATCATGGCAGCCGCTATGTAGGCAAAGTATATAACGACCAGTGGATGATGGAGAGGGGCTTCCTGGATGTAAAGACATTTAAAGATGTGGTGGGAGGTCGTGGCACACAGCGCCTGATCAGTTTGACCACTGCAGACACCGTGGCAACAGCCATTGAACTGATGAAGAAATACGATATAGAGAACATACCTGTTCTGGAGAATGGGGAGAACATCGGCGCCATATCGGAAGGCGGTTTATTTGATAAGATCCTGAACAACCCCGACATTAAAACACAAACCGTTGGCTCCGTCATGGAAAAAGCATACCCCGAAGTGGCTTTTGAGACCCCGGTGGAGCGGTTAAGCACCTATATCACCAGGGAGAACGGGGCGGTTTTGAGCAAGGATGAAAGCGGGGCTTTTCACATTGTTACCAAATACGACATCATCCAGAGCCTGAGCAAATAA
- a CDS encoding class I fructose-bisphosphate aldolase — translation MANKKIIELLGNQADSLLNHECKTITSKEISSPGPDHVDETWSLSNRNNQTLKSLQNILNTGRLGGTGYVSILPVDQGIEHSAGASFAPNPVYFDPENIVKLAIEGGCNAVASTFGVLGIVSRKYAHKIPMMVKINHNEFLSLPNKFDQIMFGKVKDAWNMGATAVGATIYFGSAESTRQIQEVATAFEMAHELGMTTVLWCYLRNNGFKVDGVDYHTAADLTSQANHLGVTIQADIIKQKLPTNNGGYNATKHGKTSPLVYSKLTTDHPIDLARYQVAGCYMGRVGLINSGGESKGATDLAEAVTTAVINKRAGGMGLISGRKAFQKPMKDGVELLNNIQDVYLDKSITIA, via the coding sequence ATGGCTAATAAAAAAATCATTGAACTACTGGGCAACCAGGCCGATTCATTGCTGAATCATGAATGCAAGACCATTACCAGTAAAGAGATATCCTCCCCCGGCCCGGATCATGTGGATGAGACCTGGAGCCTGAGCAACCGGAACAATCAAACCCTTAAGAGTTTACAGAACATTTTAAATACCGGCCGTCTTGGCGGAACAGGATATGTTTCTATTTTACCCGTAGACCAGGGAATAGAGCACAGTGCAGGCGCTTCTTTTGCACCCAACCCCGTTTATTTTGACCCGGAGAATATTGTGAAACTGGCTATAGAAGGCGGATGCAATGCCGTTGCTTCCACCTTCGGTGTGCTGGGCATCGTAAGCCGCAAATACGCCCATAAGATCCCGATGATGGTGAAGATAAACCACAACGAATTCCTGAGCCTGCCCAATAAATTCGACCAGATCATGTTCGGCAAAGTAAAAGATGCCTGGAACATGGGTGCAACAGCCGTGGGCGCCACCATTTATTTCGGCAGTGCGGAAAGCACCCGCCAGATCCAGGAAGTAGCCACCGCTTTTGAAATGGCTCATGAACTGGGTATGACAACCGTTCTCTGGTGCTACCTGCGCAACAACGGGTTTAAAGTGGATGGCGTGGATTATCATACCGCAGCCGACCTCACCAGCCAGGCCAATCACCTGGGTGTTACCATACAGGCCGATATCATCAAACAGAAATTGCCAACCAATAACGGGGGGTATAATGCCACCAAACACGGTAAGACATCTCCCCTTGTTTATTCTAAATTAACCACCGATCACCCGATCGACCTTGCCCGTTACCAGGTAGCCGGTTGCTACATGGGCCGCGTGGGCCTTATTAACAGTGGCGGTGAAAGCAAAGGCGCCACCGACCTGGCTGAAGCAGTCACCACAGCCGTGATCAACAAACGTGCAGGGGGCATGGGATTGATCAGCGGACGTAAAGCCTTCCAGAAGCCGATGAAAGACGGTGTTGAGTTGCTGAATAACATACAGGATGTATATTTGGATAAGAGTATCACCATTGCATAA
- a CDS encoding PKD domain-containing protein yields the protein MLLKKILIPVFLVLIPAGKLYAQTPCTTLGQNPSTAFPVCGTSTFFQDSVPICSSNSLYVPGCSVWGDSSTIYQNKNPYWYKFTCFQSGTLHFLITPNDPNEDYDWQLYDVTGHNPDDVYTDTTLIVSGNWSGTYGPTGANDTGLNYIACASLPEALFSTFALSPDLIQGHNYLLLVSHFSDTQQGYSLSFGGGTAVITDTIPPNVVNANRASCDATQLMVKLNKKMKCSSLAANGSDFVITPPLANLVSATGIGCTNGFDMDSVLLTFNQPLPFGNYNLVVQNGNDGNTILDICDNGVPVGGIIPFTILSPLPVPLDSLQHNPCSTDSLILILPDSVQCSSVAADGSDFFITGSYPVNSINAVPLYCANGLTTRIIIRLSALMLQPGNFQVVLQAGSDGNTLLSKCDTPSVAGSFVPFSILPKPVANFAIPGSVCLPDAFANFTNLSTIADGTENLFQYLWDFGDPASGVNNSSTIRDPIHRYNAVGPYIVNLRVTSNGSCIKIPALFSILFIRNPKPISVSANLPFVSGML from the coding sequence ATGCTGCTGAAAAAAATCCTCATACCTGTATTTCTTGTTCTGATCCCGGCAGGTAAGCTATATGCACAAACACCCTGCACTACCCTGGGCCAAAATCCCTCAACGGCGTTTCCGGTATGCGGCACATCCACCTTTTTCCAGGACAGCGTACCCATCTGCAGTTCCAATAGCCTGTATGTTCCCGGTTGCTCGGTTTGGGGAGATTCATCTACCATTTATCAAAATAAAAATCCCTATTGGTATAAGTTCACCTGCTTTCAAAGCGGCACGCTTCATTTTTTAATAACGCCCAACGATCCCAATGAGGATTACGACTGGCAGTTGTATGATGTAACAGGACACAATCCGGATGATGTTTACACAGATACTACCTTGATCGTTTCCGGCAACTGGTCGGGTACCTATGGACCAACAGGCGCCAATGATACCGGGCTTAACTACATCGCCTGCGCTTCTTTGCCGGAAGCCCTGTTTTCAACATTTGCATTAAGCCCGGATCTCATCCAGGGACATAATTATCTTTTACTCGTCAGTCATTTTTCAGATACGCAACAGGGATACTCCCTTTCCTTTGGCGGGGGCACTGCCGTTATTACGGATACCATTCCGCCGAATGTGGTAAATGCCAACCGGGCCAGTTGCGATGCAACGCAACTCATGGTAAAGCTGAATAAGAAAATGAAATGCAGCAGCCTGGCAGCGAACGGCTCCGATTTTGTCATCACTCCTCCTTTGGCAAACCTGGTCTCCGCAACAGGCATCGGATGTACAAATGGATTTGACATGGATTCTGTTTTGCTGACTTTCAACCAGCCACTTCCCTTTGGCAACTACAACCTGGTTGTGCAAAACGGGAACGATGGAAATACAATACTCGACATATGCGATAATGGTGTTCCGGTGGGCGGGATCATTCCTTTTACGATCCTGTCGCCCCTGCCTGTTCCATTAGACAGCCTTCAGCATAACCCGTGCAGCACCGATTCATTGATATTGATACTGCCCGATTCTGTTCAGTGCAGTTCCGTTGCTGCGGATGGTTCCGACTTTTTTATCACCGGCAGCTACCCGGTGAACAGCATCAATGCCGTTCCGCTTTACTGTGCAAATGGATTAACAACCCGGATCATCATCCGCCTTTCTGCCCTGATGCTGCAACCCGGCAATTTCCAGGTTGTGTTGCAGGCGGGCAGCGACGGAAATACATTGCTCAGTAAATGCGATACCCCATCGGTTGCAGGGTCATTCGTTCCTTTCAGCATCTTACCAAAACCGGTCGCAAACTTCGCCATACCCGGTTCTGTTTGCCTGCCCGATGCTTTTGCAAACTTTACAAACCTTTCTACCATTGCGGATGGGACCGAGAACCTGTTTCAATACCTCTGGGATTTTGGTGACCCTGCAAGTGGCGTAAACAATTCATCAACAATCAGAGACCCAATACACCGGTATAACGCAGTTGGCCCTTACATTGTGAACTTACGGGTAACCAGCAATGGCAGCTGTATAAAGATACCAGCATTGTTTTCAATACTATTCATCCGCAACCCAAAACCAATTTCGGTTTCAGCAAACCTGCCATTTGTATCGGGGATGCTATAA